A window from uncultured Desulfobacter sp. encodes these proteins:
- a CDS encoding DUF6484 domain-containing protein, with translation MKDLPSFSAVSVERPDKPLEGVRVGKIVRIDGNGRILVDYPQNRMGAMPARFTRAMDIESLVSAQNEGLKVLLVFEDNRPDRPIIIDILSSLMDGIYGSETRSEREDLVLNMDETQDMTLNGKRIIFTGQEEIVLKCGKASITMTKAGKILIRGAYLLNRSSGVNKIKGGSVQIN, from the coding sequence ATGAAAGATCTTCCATCATTCAGTGCTGTCTCTGTTGAACGTCCCGACAAACCCCTTGAGGGTGTCCGGGTCGGTAAAATTGTCCGGATTGACGGGAACGGCCGGATTCTTGTGGATTATCCTCAAAACCGCATGGGCGCGATGCCGGCCAGGTTTACCCGGGCCATGGACATTGAGTCCCTGGTTTCTGCTCAAAATGAGGGGTTAAAGGTCCTGCTGGTTTTTGAGGACAACCGTCCGGACCGGCCCATCATTATTGATATCCTCTCTTCCCTGATGGACGGGATTTACGGATCGGAAACCAGATCCGAGCGAGAGGACCTGGTTCTGAACATGGACGAAACCCAGGATATGACCCTAAACGGGAAAAGAATTATCTTCACCGGGCAGGAAGAAATTGTCCTCAAATGCGGCAAAGCAAGCATCACCATGACAAAGGCGGGGAAAATCCTCATCCGGGGAGCCTATCTGCTGAACCGCTCCAGCGGGGTCAATAAAATTAAAGGCGGATCAGTCCAAATCAACTGA
- a CDS encoding tetratricopeptide repeat protein, translating to MNTKKILFALLLSLSLLSSCVSQQTTKPQEPNLVEQYITNGKAYEDQGQLQSALEQYELALTVDAQNLSALDHKKKVAAALYERARQHYEKGLALDGQGRYDAARREYLSALQNWPEFTQAKEKLSPGGVSLGSDDYVVHTLLEGQSVSKLSLIYYGDLKYYPVIGKFNNMSDVTRVRAGEQLKIPVLNGLTVEDLQKRYEAYMKERQSSREQHPRPSQPAAVAPPEPTAPVAPAAPMASPQESESPDVPDTPSQTYAPPEVIKPAETPEPDTVPAEEIAPEPVAPAEPPSNYDQAMALFQQKKYGQAIPLFKKAQADTPDNDQIAANLFESYFQQGLVQFKKEQYLDAKQSFASAVEYDSACTQCRTYIKTCEDTYKEKHYNLGIHYFGKEQLGQAISEWEQVEKIDPGYKDVQSNLTKARTLYERLESIKQSTTK from the coding sequence ATGAATACAAAAAAAATTTTATTTGCATTGCTGTTGTCATTGTCTCTTTTGTCAAGCTGCGTATCCCAGCAGACGACAAAACCCCAAGAACCCAACCTGGTCGAACAATATATTACGAACGGTAAGGCATATGAGGATCAGGGGCAGCTTCAAAGTGCGCTGGAGCAGTATGAATTGGCATTGACGGTTGACGCACAGAATTTGTCTGCTCTGGACCACAAGAAAAAGGTGGCGGCAGCACTGTATGAAAGAGCCCGGCAGCACTATGAAAAAGGGTTGGCCCTTGATGGGCAGGGCCGGTATGATGCGGCAAGAAGGGAATATCTAAGTGCGCTTCAAAACTGGCCGGAGTTTACCCAGGCCAAAGAAAAATTAAGCCCGGGCGGCGTTTCCCTGGGGTCAGATGATTATGTTGTACATACCTTGCTCGAAGGGCAAAGTGTTTCAAAATTGAGTCTGATCTATTACGGGGATCTGAAATATTACCCCGTGATCGGCAAATTCAACAATATGTCGGATGTGACCCGGGTCCGTGCCGGGGAGCAACTTAAAATTCCCGTTCTAAACGGGCTGACCGTTGAAGATCTTCAAAAAAGGTATGAGGCCTATATGAAAGAGCGGCAGAGTTCGCGTGAACAACACCCCCGGCCGTCGCAACCCGCAGCTGTCGCGCCGCCGGAACCGACTGCGCCGGTAGCGCCGGCGGCACCGATGGCCTCGCCCCAGGAATCCGAATCGCCTGACGTACCGGACACTCCCTCCCAGACCTATGCGCCGCCTGAGGTCATTAAACCCGCTGAAACACCGGAGCCGGACACGGTCCCGGCAGAGGAAATCGCTCCGGAGCCCGTTGCACCTGCTGAACCACCGAGTAACTATGACCAGGCCATGGCCTTGTTTCAACAAAAGAAATACGGTCAGGCTATTCCGCTTTTCAAAAAAGCACAAGCAGACACCCCTGATAACGATCAGATTGCTGCCAACCTGTTTGAAAGTTATTTTCAGCAGGGCCTGGTCCAGTTTAAGAAAGAACAGTATCTTGACGCCAAACAGAGTTTTGCATCGGCGGTCGAGTATGATAGTGCCTGCACCCAATGCCGCACATACATTAAAACCTGTGAAGATACCTACAAAGAAAAGCATTATAACCTTGGTATCCACTATTTTGGCAAAGAGCAGCTCGGACAGGCCATATCCGAATGGGAACAGGTTGAGAAGATTGATCCCGGCTATAAAGATGTCCAGTCCAACCTCACAAAAGCCCGGACCCTTTATGAGAGACTGGAAAGCATTAAACAGAGTACTACCAAATGA
- a CDS encoding FHA domain-containing protein translates to MKQALNIIVQLVHIHGPMKGEIQEFACHEITIGRHPSCDLQFPKDQVAISRNHAQITRDGNRFKIEDTSTNGTFVNGTKITEAWLKNGDVIFFTDGGPKVSFLTREGRPDEVHDLPAQDPDIVPPSPVHEPPRKVVHEMPPLPLPDSGMPPAPSGYSHPVGQNSARVPERPGNAPPVSPSPPEPPAYAPPAPGAVNQWQSPPPLKVETVNVPLVVQYGPILQSFNQLPVTIGCHPGCDLVLQHPGLMDQHVQIFFANGSYQIKNLTGHNRITVNEQPVTTVSAVKPGDRVFLSADGPGFQFIEGGRMAEINMPSQVDTSDQEDAFEPESGSSEKKKPFFLKRLWR, encoded by the coding sequence ATGAAACAGGCTTTGAATATTATTGTACAGCTTGTCCATATTCATGGCCCCATGAAGGGGGAAATCCAGGAGTTTGCATGTCATGAAATAACCATTGGGCGCCATCCGTCGTGCGATTTGCAGTTCCCAAAGGACCAGGTAGCCATCAGCAGAAATCATGCACAGATAACCCGGGACGGGAACCGGTTCAAAATCGAGGACACCAGCACCAACGGCACCTTTGTCAACGGCACTAAAATTACGGAAGCCTGGCTGAAAAACGGGGATGTTATCTTTTTTACCGACGGGGGGCCGAAAGTCAGTTTTTTGACCCGGGAAGGTCGTCCTGACGAGGTCCATGACCTACCGGCACAGGACCCGGATATTGTTCCTCCGTCCCCGGTGCATGAGCCGCCCCGGAAGGTGGTGCACGAAATGCCCCCGCTGCCTTTGCCCGATTCCGGGATGCCTCCTGCACCTTCCGGATACTCCCATCCGGTTGGTCAGAATTCTGCCAGGGTACCGGAGCGCCCCGGGAATGCGCCGCCTGTTTCCCCGTCCCCACCGGAACCGCCTGCATATGCCCCCCCGGCCCCCGGGGCCGTAAATCAGTGGCAATCACCGCCGCCCCTGAAAGTCGAGACGGTCAATGTTCCCCTGGTGGTTCAGTACGGACCGATCCTGCAATCCTTTAATCAATTGCCCGTGACCATCGGCTGTCACCCAGGATGTGACCTTGTGCTGCAGCATCCGGGCCTGATGGACCAGCATGTCCAGATTTTTTTCGCCAACGGCAGCTATCAGATAAAAAATTTGACCGGACACAATCGGATAACCGTTAACGAACAGCCTGTGACAACAGTCTCCGCCGTGAAACCGGGGGATCGGGTCTTTTTGTCTGCGGACGGCCCGGGTTTCCAGTTTATAGAGGGGGGGCGCATGGCTGAAATCAATATGCCTTCCCAAGTCGACACGTCGGATCAGGAGGATGCGTTCGAACCAGAATCGGGTTCGTCCGAGAAAAAGAAACCGTTTTTTTTAAAACGCCTTTGGCGTTGA
- a CDS encoding type VI secretion system tube protein Hcp — protein MASDAFLKIDGIKGESTDDKHKDEIEILSYNWGVSQMASGTASSSGGGTTSRADFQDLSIVKEMDSASPLLNKACWSGTHIKEVTLKLNRAAGDDRVKYMEYKLENVIVSSVSIGGGGGGVPTESVTFNYGKITTTYTKQARQGGGGAGEVPAGWDLEKNKNI, from the coding sequence ATGGCTTCTGATGCTTTTTTAAAAATCGACGGAATCAAAGGCGAAAGTACCGACGACAAACACAAGGACGAGATTGAAATACTTTCATACAATTGGGGAGTCTCCCAGATGGCCTCGGGAACGGCAAGTTCTTCCGGCGGCGGAACAACTTCCCGGGCCGATTTCCAGGATTTGAGCATTGTCAAGGAAATGGACTCTGCCTCTCCTCTGCTCAACAAGGCCTGCTGGAGCGGCACCCACATCAAAGAGGTGACCCTTAAACTCAATAGGGCTGCTGGTGACGATCGGGTCAAATACATGGAATACAAGCTGGAAAACGTAATTGTTAGTTCCGTGAGCATTGGCGGCGGCGGTGGCGGGGTACCCACGGAATCTGTCACATTCAACTACGGCAAAATAACCACTACATATACCAAGCAGGCCCGTCAGGGTGGCGGCGGTGCAGGCGAAGTCCCAGCTGGATGGGATCTCGAAAAAAATAAAAATATTTAA
- the tssI gene encoding type VI secretion system tip protein TssI/VgrG, whose amino-acid sequence MFTQENQLFSIQTPLGPDELILTGFKGAEKLSGLFRFELNLVSERRSIAFEEIVGANVTLSLGLKDGSSKYVNGLISSFTQNSSVDSDENILSVYTATMVPCFWLLTRTADSRIFQEKSVPDIVEQIFSEYELFDYTLRLNGTYTPREYTVQYRETDFNFISRLLGEEGIYYFFEHTQDKHNLILGDSPMVHEPCVGQEEAKCVQSSGAGARTAAVPENEADVITHLNVKKQMRIDRYTLSDFNFKQPNSSLQTSSTSKINLGTGQREIYDYPGGYRDNSGGERFTDMRMEEEEARITTLSGDSVCRAFTSGYRFRLMEHFNEEMNEEEFVLTRVEHSVKQAEILSGSLGSQERQFEYTNRFECMPFSIPFRPPRDTRRPVVDGVQTAIVVGPSGDEIHTDEYGRVKVQFHWDREGEKNENSSCWIRVSQVWAGAGWGAMFIPRIGHEVIVDFEEGNPDRPIIIGRVYHANNQVPYPLPDEKTKSTIKSDSTIGGGGFNEFRFEDKKGSEEIFLHGQKDWTIAIENDKNQTVGHDETLDVGNNRTKSVGVNQRETIGANKTISVGANHSETVGVNMTQTVGKNKTETIGINKAETIGAAKELTIGAAYMVTVGAAMTETVGAVKSVNVGASSSEDVGSDKSVTSGKKMSLVSGDDFSITGGKSGVIDIKDELTIKVGKASINMKKNGDITIKGNNINIKGSGNIVMKAKKILEN is encoded by the coding sequence ATGTTTACTCAGGAAAATCAGCTTTTCTCCATACAGACGCCTTTAGGCCCGGATGAATTGATCTTAACGGGGTTTAAAGGGGCAGAGAAACTGTCGGGGCTTTTCCGCTTTGAATTGAATCTGGTCTCCGAGAGACGCAGTATCGCCTTTGAAGAGATTGTCGGTGCCAATGTTACGTTGTCACTGGGGCTCAAGGACGGCAGTTCAAAATACGTGAACGGTCTTATTTCCAGTTTCACCCAGAACAGCAGCGTTGACAGCGATGAAAATATTTTGTCCGTTTATACGGCAACGATGGTGCCCTGTTTCTGGCTGCTTACCCGTACGGCCGATTCACGAATATTTCAGGAAAAGTCCGTTCCTGATATCGTGGAGCAGATTTTTTCAGAGTACGAATTGTTTGATTATACCCTGCGCCTGAACGGGACATATACCCCCCGTGAATATACCGTACAATACAGAGAAACGGATTTTAATTTTATTTCCCGGCTTCTGGGAGAAGAGGGGATCTATTATTTTTTTGAGCACACCCAGGACAAACATAATCTGATTTTAGGCGATTCCCCCATGGTACATGAGCCCTGTGTTGGCCAGGAAGAGGCCAAGTGTGTCCAATCCTCCGGTGCCGGGGCCCGAACCGCCGCAGTCCCTGAAAATGAAGCAGATGTCATTACCCATTTGAACGTCAAAAAGCAGATGCGTATTGATCGATACACCCTGAGCGATTTTAATTTTAAACAGCCCAATTCAAGTCTGCAGACCAGTTCAACGTCTAAAATTAACCTGGGGACCGGACAACGGGAAATTTACGATTATCCGGGGGGATACCGGGACAATTCCGGAGGGGAACGGTTCACCGATATGCGCATGGAAGAAGAGGAAGCCCGGATTACAACCTTGTCCGGAGACAGTGTCTGCCGCGCATTTACCAGCGGCTACCGGTTCCGGCTCATGGAGCATTTCAACGAGGAGATGAACGAAGAGGAGTTTGTACTCACCCGAGTGGAACATTCCGTAAAGCAGGCCGAAATCCTGAGCGGATCACTTGGGTCCCAGGAACGTCAATTTGAATATACCAACCGGTTTGAATGCATGCCTTTTTCCATCCCTTTCCGGCCGCCAAGAGATACAAGACGCCCGGTTGTGGACGGTGTTCAAACCGCAATTGTGGTGGGCCCATCCGGGGACGAGATTCATACGGATGAATACGGCCGGGTTAAAGTGCAGTTTCACTGGGATCGGGAGGGTGAAAAAAACGAGAACAGTTCCTGCTGGATACGGGTCTCCCAGGTGTGGGCCGGTGCCGGCTGGGGGGCCATGTTCATTCCCCGGATCGGCCATGAGGTGATCGTTGACTTTGAAGAGGGAAATCCGGACCGGCCCATCATCATTGGGCGGGTCTACCACGCAAATAATCAGGTGCCGTACCCCCTTCCCGATGAGAAGACCAAGAGTACCATCAAGTCGGACTCCACCATCGGCGGGGGTGGATTCAACGAATTTCGGTTTGAGGACAAGAAAGGCAGTGAAGAGATTTTCCTGCATGGGCAAAAAGATTGGACCATTGCCATTGAAAATGACAAGAATCAGACGGTGGGCCATGATGAGACATTGGATGTGGGAAACAACCGGACCAAGTCTGTGGGGGTGAACCAGCGGGAAACCATCGGCGCCAACAAAACCATCAGTGTGGGAGCCAATCATTCGGAAACCGTGGGCGTCAACATGACACAGACCGTTGGAAAAAATAAAACCGAAACCATCGGCATCAACAAGGCGGAAACCATCGGTGCCGCAAAGGAGTTGACTATCGGTGCTGCTTACATGGTGACGGTCGGCGCGGCAATGACGGAAACTGTCGGTGCCGTCAAATCGGTGAATGTGGGGGCCAGCAGTTCCGAGGATGTGGGGTCCGACAAAAGCGTGACCTCCGGAAAGAAGATGTCCCTGGTTTCAGGGGACGATTTTTCCATCACCGGTGGCAAAAGCGGTGTCATTGACATCAAAGATGAACTGACCATAAAGGTGGGCAAGGCGTCCATTAATATGAAGAAGAACGGCGATATCACCATCAAGGGGAATAATATCAACATCAAAGGCTCGGGAAATATCGTCATGAAAGCAAAAAAGATTCTGGAAAATTGA
- a CDS encoding polysaccharide deacetylase family protein, with amino-acid sequence MQFKPNLFIFVLIVFTGSMFFASCVSNRPAVQTPVPSVYQSKNYILYSRTRNDSLENLARRYYGSEKKIWRIEDAYDPNSPGSPAFITVPLKEKNKGGLFADGYQTVPILCYHKFISDDPSPLSIPPDIFRQHMAFLKENGFRTISPDMLLDFLKYRRQIPKKAVMITIDDGFKSGLKAAAPILLEFGFSAVFFVYTDYIGVSKKALTWKDLRQLKADGFYIGSHSTSHSDLSRELEGETDDEYSKRLYKEITVSKQTIDRKLNQNTTIFSFPYGRYNEHVMSMSSKAGYEMAVSVDRGSNPFFSNPLALKRDMILKKDIKTFKTRLHTFTELSLK; translated from the coding sequence ATGCAATTCAAGCCGAACCTTTTCATATTTGTTCTGATCGTTTTTACGGGTTCAATGTTTTTTGCATCCTGTGTGTCAAATCGTCCGGCTGTACAAACGCCGGTTCCATCGGTGTATCAGTCAAAAAATTATATATTGTATTCCAGGACCCGGAATGATTCTTTAGAAAATTTGGCCCGGCGATATTACGGCAGTGAAAAGAAAATCTGGCGCATAGAGGATGCCTATGATCCGAATAGTCCGGGCAGTCCCGCGTTTATTACTGTCCCGCTGAAAGAAAAGAACAAAGGCGGTTTGTTTGCCGACGGATACCAGACCGTCCCCATTTTGTGTTATCATAAATTCATTTCCGATGACCCGTCGCCCTTGAGTATACCGCCCGATATTTTCAGGCAGCACATGGCTTTTCTCAAAGAGAACGGGTTCAGGACAATTTCACCGGATATGCTTTTGGATTTTTTAAAATATCGGCGACAGATTCCTAAAAAAGCGGTTATGATAACCATTGACGACGGATTTAAATCGGGGTTGAAAGCCGCCGCGCCTATCCTTCTGGAATTCGGTTTTTCTGCGGTGTTTTTTGTTTATACCGATTATATCGGGGTGTCTAAGAAAGCCTTGACATGGAAGGATCTTCGCCAACTTAAAGCCGATGGCTTTTATATCGGTTCCCATTCAACGTCCCACAGTGATTTAAGTCGGGAACTGGAAGGCGAGACCGACGATGAATATAGCAAAAGGCTTTACAAAGAGATCACTGTTTCCAAGCAGACCATAGATCGTAAATTGAACCAGAATACAACGATTTTTTCCTTTCCCTATGGACGCTATAACGAACATGTGATGTCGATGTCAAGCAAAGCGGGTTATGAAATGGCCGTCTCGGTGGACCGGGGCAGCAACCCGTTTTTTTCAAATCCCCTTGCATTAAAAAGGGATATGATATTAAAAAAAGATATTAAGACGTTTAAAACCAGATTGCATACATTTACCGAACTGTCTTTAAAGTGA
- a CDS encoding DUF2169 domain-containing protein, with product MRLEHITQMEAGYTMGMNPDGRELLVVVVKGTFQISDSGHPPVLAPEQIRLFEADDFTGEPGLSAPLHESDYAPFKPMCDVILNGSAYAPGGRPAPKVRVMLQIGPVAKFFHVVGPRFWQKGMISISPTRPIPFTVMPFSYDTAFGGVDFSHSNEKKHKAFMENPIGKGFHDNLKNEEIHGTPLPNTEELKNPVTRPDGPYRPMGFGVVGRGWLPRYPLAGTYDQAWLDNAFPFLPADFDSAYFQCAPADQQMPYPKGGESVGLLNLTPEGKTVFQLPSKEITVTYFLKNGEEKDVAANLDTLVIEPDRGIFTLTWRASLPLKKNMFEVEFALVAESAADRETIFQKKNVSFPLFDTEDEDFSHKVPEVREYT from the coding sequence TTGAGGCTGGAACATATCACTCAAATGGAGGCCGGATATACCATGGGGATGAATCCCGATGGCCGAGAACTCCTTGTGGTGGTTGTCAAGGGAACCTTCCAGATCTCTGATTCCGGCCACCCCCCTGTTCTTGCCCCAGAGCAGATTCGCCTGTTTGAGGCAGACGATTTTACCGGTGAACCAGGTTTGTCTGCCCCCCTGCATGAAAGTGACTATGCACCGTTCAAACCGATGTGCGATGTGATTCTCAACGGCAGCGCCTATGCCCCCGGCGGCAGACCGGCACCAAAAGTGCGTGTCATGCTCCAGATCGGTCCTGTCGCCAAATTCTTTCATGTGGTAGGTCCGCGATTCTGGCAAAAAGGAATGATTTCCATAAGCCCCACCCGGCCGATACCTTTTACGGTGATGCCTTTTTCCTATGATACGGCCTTTGGCGGCGTAGATTTTAGTCATTCAAATGAAAAAAAACACAAGGCATTCATGGAAAACCCCATTGGCAAAGGGTTCCATGATAACCTGAAAAATGAGGAAATCCACGGTACGCCGCTGCCCAATACAGAGGAGTTAAAGAACCCGGTCACCCGGCCTGACGGTCCATACCGGCCAATGGGCTTCGGGGTTGTCGGCCGGGGCTGGCTGCCCCGGTATCCCCTGGCCGGCACCTATGACCAGGCGTGGTTGGACAATGCCTTTCCCTTTCTTCCGGCTGATTTTGATTCCGCTTATTTCCAGTGTGCCCCTGCAGACCAGCAGATGCCTTATCCCAAGGGCGGGGAGAGTGTTGGTCTTCTTAATCTTACACCGGAAGGAAAAACTGTTTTTCAACTGCCCTCAAAAGAGATCACAGTGACCTATTTTTTGAAAAACGGAGAAGAAAAAGACGTGGCGGCAAATTTGGATACCCTTGTAATTGAACCGGATCGAGGAATCTTTACCCTAACTTGGCGGGCATCCCTGCCGTTGAAAAAGAATATGTTCGAGGTAGAATTTGCCCTTGTCGCGGAAAGTGCGGCAGACCGGGAGACGATTTTTCAAAAAAAGAATGTTTCATTTCCTTTG